A genomic window from Silene latifolia isolate original U9 population chromosome Y, ASM4854445v1, whole genome shotgun sequence includes:
- the LOC141628530 gene encoding uncharacterized protein LOC141628530: MNLLSLNCRGLGNPSVVSGLRNLLRKEAPALVFLSETKLSGEEFRRVRASFDKYEGIEVDSVGRSGGLAFMSKKHVHCKFRLASVDHMDFEITGEEGTWRATGFYGWSSVTERHLSWELLRMLGSQYNDPWVCIGDIIEVLFATEMKGGVRPQWQMNNFREAVDDCSLRDVDFEGYIFIYDNGQADEDNRQSRIDRAL; this comes from the coding sequence atgaatcTCTTAAGTCTTAACTGCAGGGGGCTGGGCAATCCCTCTGTAGTTAGTGGACTCCGTAATTTATTACGAAAAGAGGCCCCCGCTTTGGTCTTTCTCTCCGAGACCAAGCTTAGTGGTGAAGAATTTAGGAGAGTTCGGGCTAGTTTTGACAAGTATGAGGGGATAGAAGTGGATAGTGTTGGGAGGTCTGGAGGTTTAGCTTTTATGTCGAAGAAGCATGTTCATTGTAAGTTTAGGTTGGCTTCGGTTGACCATATGGACTTTGAGATTACGGGGGAGGAAGGGACATGGCGAGCTACGGGTTTTTATGGGTGGTCGAGTGTCACCGAGAGACACCTATCGTGGGAGCTACTTAGGATGCTAGGTTCGCAATATAACGATCCTTGGGTGTGTATTGGGGACATTATTGAGGTGCTTTTTGCGACAGAAATGAAAGGGGGAGTGCGCCCACAATGGCAAATGAATAATTTTAGGGAAGCTGTTGACGATTGCAGTTTGAGGGATGTCGATTTTGAgggttatatatttatatatgataaTGGACAGGCGGATGAAGACAATAGACAAAGTCGGATTGATAGAGCTTTGTGA